From the Lathyrus oleraceus cultivar Zhongwan6 chromosome 4, CAAS_Psat_ZW6_1.0, whole genome shotgun sequence genome, one window contains:
- the LOC127136047 gene encoding uncharacterized protein LOC127136047, whose translation MDIRRRNTRKYSFRCSNLMELRKVASFVDDPKGFRDRFGRLLFVLSTDVEDSILCTLVQFYDPIYQCFTFPDYQLLPTMEEYAHLLGVPVSDRVPFNGVEGILESRVIAEVIHLRKSNIEANLTVKGGIRRLTSKFLLEKSFSFANTGSMMAFETILSLLVYGLVLFLNIDNFVDVNAMRIFLVKNMIPNLLGDTYFSIYHRTYKGGGTIVCCAPLLYKWFISHLPQSPVFQENKNCLRWSQRLMSLTNDDITWYSPIYDDVDIIDRKDTQGLKVRIMYAWHNVHKKEKSELGLKNCVALKPYTSRVKKIVKEFKVSYAYERPMSLVMVKSPNIKGIKELQEALDMMKLEKDEWEKNSHLTP comes from the exons ATGGATATTAGAAGAAGGAATACTCGAAAATACAGTTTTAGATGCTCCAATCTCATGGAATTGAGGAAGGTAGCATCttttgtggatgatcctaagggTTTCAGAGACCGTTTTGGAAGACTTTTATTTGTGCTATCTACTGATGTTGAGGATAGTATTCTCTGCACTTTggtccagttctatgatcctaTCTACCAATGCTTtactttccctgattatcagttgttgcctaccatggaggagtatgctcacCTTTTGGGTGTACCAGTTTCTGATAGAGTTCCTTTTAATGGGGTGGAAGGAATTCTTGAATCTCGGGTTATTGCCGAAGTCATTCATTTGAGGAAGTCTAACATAGAGGCCAATCTAACTGTCAAAGGAGGTATCAGAAGATTGACTTCGAAGTTTCTATTGGAAAAGTCCTTTTCTTTTGCCAATACTGGTAGCATGATGGCCTTTGAAACTATTCTTTCCTTACTTGTCTATGGTTTGGTCTTATTTCTTAACATTGACAATTTCgttgatgttaatgctatgaGAATCTTCTTGGTTAAGAATATGATTCCAAATCTGCTCGGCGATACTTATTTCTCCATTTATCATAGGACTTATAAAGGGGGTGGAACTATTGTTTGTTGTGCGCCTTtactatacaagtggtttatttcgcacttgccgcagtCTCCTGTCTTCCAAGAAAACAAGAATTGTTTgaggtggtctcaaagacttatgtctctcaccaatgatgacatTACTTGGTATTCTCCTATTTACGACGATGTtgatattattgata ggAAAGACACTCAAGGGTTGAAAGTTAGGATAATGTatgcttggcataatgttcaTAAGAAGGAAAAAagtgagcttggattgaagaattgtgTAGCTTTGAAGCCTTATACTAGTCGGGTGAAGAAGATAGTAAAGGAATTCAAGGTGTCATacgcttatgaaagacctatgtcctTAGTAATGGTAAAATCTCCCAATATTAAAGGCATAAAGGAGTTGCAAGAGGCTTTGGATATGATGAAGCTAGAGaaggatgaatgggaaaaaaattcacacctcacaccttga